The genomic stretch AAACGCAAACGACCGGACTGTTGCCAGCCCGGTCGCCTGCGTGACGAATGCTCGTCAGCCCCCTTTGTCAGGCTTTGCCCACACACTCGTACTTGCCTACGAGCGGGACTGAAGCCCTCCCCGAACCACGGCCTTTGCCTGCGTTTCGACAAGGGTTTTGCTAGGGCGGGCGGGCGCGTTTGTCACCGGCTTTGGGAGGGTGCTGCGCAGATTGGTCGCACCCTGTGTTGAATCGGCAACATTCCAGCAGCGACGCGCAATCCCGCTCGCGCATTGCCAGCGCGGTGCCGCTTGGCCTAGAGCGGCGCGAGCACTCCATCAGGGCACCGGTTCGCATGTTTCTCTCGCGCTACGAGCGGATGATCGCCCGCCGCTATCTTCTTCCGGGCCGGAGCGAGGCGTTCATCGCCGTCGTCGCGGGGTTCAGCCTGGTCGCGGTCATGCTCGGCGTCGCCGCGCTGATCGTCGTGATGAGCGTGATGAACGGCTTCCGGGCGGAATTGTTCGACAAGATCACCGGGCTGAACGGCCATGCCGTGATCCAGGGCTATGGCGGCCAGCTCCGCGACTGGCGCCAGATCGTCGCGGAGGTGCGCGCGACGCCGGGGGTCACCAGCGCTACGCCGCTGATCGAACAGCCGCTGTTCGCCAGCTTCAACGGCCGCGTCGAATTCGCGCAGGTTCGGGGGATGCGCGTCGAGGACATCCGCACCAACCCGGCGATGAAGGGCAAGGAAGTGCTCGGGTCGCTCAACAGCCTGAAGCCCGGCGGCGAGGAAATCGCGATCGGATCGCGCCTCGCCGAATCGCTCGGCGCGACGATCGGCAGCAGCATCTCGATCATCAACCCGCAAGGGTCGGCGACGGTGTTCGGGACGATGCCCCGGATCGTCCAATATCGGGTGGCGACGATCTTCGAGCTCGGCATCTATGATTTCGACAAGATCTTCATCGTCATGCCGATCGAGGACGCGCAGACGCTTCTGCTCCTCGGCGACGCGGTGAGCATGATCGAGATCGACACCAATGATCCCGATCATGTCGAGCGGATCATCGCCCCGCTCAACGACAAGGTCGGCGATCGCGGCCAGATCACCGATTGGCGGATGATGAACCGCGAACTGTTCGAGGCGCTGGCGGTCGATCGGATCGTGTCGTTCACGGTGCTGTCGATCATCCTGATCGTCGCGGCGTTCAACATCGTCTCGTCGCTGATCATGCTCGTCCGCTCGAAGACGCGCGACATCGCGGTGCTACGCACGATGGGCGCCACGCGCGGCGGGCTGATGCGCATCTTCGTCACCGTCGGCGTGACGATCGGCGCATTGGGCGTCGCGGCGGGCGGGGTGCTCGGCTATCTGTTCATCACCTTCCGCGCCAATGTCGTCCAGTTCATCGGGCTGGTGACCGGGCAACAGGTATGGGACCCCTCGATGCGCTTCCTCACCGAGTTGCCCGCGCGCACCGATCCGGTCGAGACGATCGGCATCTGCCTGATGGCTTTGCTCTTTACCTTCCTCGCCACGCTGTACCCGGCGTGGAAAGCTGCGGGCACCGATCCCGTCCAGGTGTTGCGCTATGAATGATCCGGTTCTTGAAACGCGCGGGCTGAAGCGCAGCTTTACCCAGGGTGAGGCGACGATCCACGTCCTGCGCGGCGTCGACCTGACCATCCAGCCGGGCGAAATCGTCGGGCTGCTCGGCCCCTCGGGATCGGGCAAGTCGACCCTGCTCCAGGCGGTCGGCCTGCTCGAAGGCGGGTTCGAGGGATCGATCCGCATCGCGGGCAAGGAGGCGGCGCAGCTTCCCTCGGGCGGGCGTACCGAGGTGCGCCGCGATTGCCTGGGCTTCGTCTATCAGTTTCACCATCTCCTGCCCGATTTCAACGCGCTCGAGAATGTCGTCCTGCCCCAGATGATCCACGGCGCACTCCGCAAGGAGGCCGATTCGCGTGCCGCCCTGCTGCTGACCGCGCTGGGGCTGGGCGGGCGGCTGACGCATCGCCCCAGCCAGCTATCGGGCGGCGAGCAGCAGCGCGTCGCGGTCGCCCGCGCGCTCGCCAACCGCCCGGCGCTGGTGCTGGCCGACGAGCCCACCGGCAATCTCGACGAAGCGACCGCGGACAAGGTGCTCGAACAATTGCTCGAACTGGTGCGCGGCGAGGGATCGGCGGCGCTGATCGCGACGCATAATGAACGGCTGGCGGCGCGGATGGACCGTGTCGTCCGGCTGCATGACGGTTTGCTGGAGGAACGCGCATGACGGCGATCACTGACATTCCCGTCCGCACCGCCGATGGCGCGGAAACGACGCTCGCCGACTATGCGGGCAAGGTGCTGCTGATCGTCAACACCGCGTCGAAATGCGGCTTCACCCCGCAATATGCCGATCTCGAGGCGCTGCATCGCACCTATGGCGAGCGTGGCTTCGCAGTGCTCGGCTTCCCGTGCAACCAGTTTGGCGGGCAGGAGCCGGGCGATGCCGAGGAAATCGCCAATTTCTGCTCGCTGACCTATGATGTCAGCTTCCCGGTCTTCGCCAAGATCGACGTCAACGGCGAGGACGCTGCACCGCTGTTCGAGGAACTGAAGAAGCGGGCGCCCGGCGTGCTGGGCTCAAAGTCGATCAAGTGGAACTTCACCAAATTCCTGGTCGATCGCGCGGGCAACCCGGTCGAACGCTATGCCCCGACGACCTCGCCCAAGGACCTGACCGGCGATATCGAGAAGCTGCTGTAGCACGCCCCGCTGAGGCGGCGGGACGCAACAGGGCGCGGCGTCCCGCCACCGGCGCGGGAATGGCGGGCGCCGCTCGGCGCAAGGCGCCATTCCCCTGCCTGCTGCGCGGCGACGGGGGGGAGGAGGGGGAACCCTCCCGCCGCCGCGCACGGGACCGCGGGCGCGATGCGTCGCGCCGCTGCGGCCCCGATCAGTTGCCGCCTGCTCCGGGCAGGCAGATCACGCCTTGGTCGCCGGTTTCGACGACGCTGATGTCGGGCTGGTCTTCGCTCCCGATCAGCCGGGCGAGGCTGGCGAGCGTGCCGACCATCGTCGTTACGCCCTTTATAGGACGCCCGCGCGGATCGCGGCGGGGAAGGGGGCGCCCGCTCCGCGGATCGCGGCGGCGCACCGGCGGGGGGGCGATCGTCGCCATCCGCTCCGCCACCGACGCGGCGTCGCCCGCACGCCCGAATTCGCGCCACACCACGTGAAACCCGGCGGGGACCGCGACCCAGTCGCCGTCACCGATGCTGTGGATCAGGTCGCGCCCGCAATGGTGGCAGACGCTGAATTCCAGCCCCTGGTTCTGATGCCGCGTCGCGACGGGGACATGCCCCAGGACCGAACAGAGAATTCCCATCTCAATGCACTCCCTTGGAGGGGCCGGCGTCCAGCGTGAAGGCTGCCAGCGCGCGGACCTGATCATCGTCACTCTGCATCGCGAGGTCAGGGTTCCATATCTCGAAACGGTCGCCCGCGCCCAGGAAGAGTGCCAGCCCGCCGATCCGGCCCAGGTGGCGCATTTCCGCCGGGATGCGCAGCGTCGCATCGGCGCGCGGCATCCGCCCGACCAGTCCGAAGCTGCGTCGCATCCGCCGATAATGGCCGCGCGCATCCTCGCCGCGCGCTTCGTCGGCCAGCCGCCGGCGCTCGTTGCGCGCGGCGACCGTGTCGAGATGCGCCCGGTCATAGCCGACCAGGCAGGCGTCCGATTCATGCTTTCCGACCAGCAATTCGGGGCGGTCGGCATCCAGCGCTTCGTTAACGAAGCCGGGCATCGGGACATTGCCATCGGCATCGACTTCGCACAGCGCGCTTCCGTGAAATAGGCTACTCATGGGCTTCACTCGCTTGCTAGTTACTGGCTGAATAAGCAGCATAATCTTTTGCGGTTGGGCCGCTGTCCGGCCTCTGCCTTGTAATTGCCATAATAGCGCCCAATTCTGATCCCCCGATGAACCGTTCTAATTTATAGATGAAACGAGTTAACTATAGAGTGACCGTCCCCGGCCCGAGTCGCCATTCCGGATGCTTCCCATCCGCGACAGTGCGCTAAGGCGGCAACCGGGTCGGCGATCTACGGGTATGCGGTAAAAGGATTTTTTAACCTGTGGACGGTGCCGCTGGGCGGTTGGCGAATCGCCCTCGACCCGGCTAGGATCGGGAATGGCGCATTCGGGTTTCGTACCGCTTCGGGTTTTCTCTTCCTACACGATGCTGGAAGGCGCGATCGAGCCCAAGGCGATCGCCAAGCGTGCGCGCGAACTGGGCTTTCCGGCGGTCGCGGTCAGCGATCGCAACGGGCTCTACGCCGCGATGCCCTTTTCCGATGCGTGCAAAAAGGCGGGGGTCCAGCCGATCGTCGGCACGCTGCTCGCGGTCAAGCGCCCCGACCTGCCCGATGGCGTCGCGACTCAAGTCGACTGGCTCGCGCTCTATGCGCAGGACGAGGCGGGCTACACCAATTTGTGCAACCTCGTGTCGATGGCGCATCTCGATCGCCCGATCGAGGAAGACGCGCATGTCACGTTCGAGGCGCTGGCGGGGCGCACCGACGGGCTGATCGCGCTGACCGCCGGCGCCGATGGCGGGCTCGCGCGGCTCTATGCCGAGGGGCAGGACGCCGCGGCGGAGGCCTATGCCGCGCGGCTGGAGGCGCTGTTCCCCGACCGGCTCTATATCGAGATCGTCCGCCGCCTGAACGAAGTCGAGGGGCGCGCCGAGGCCAAGCTGCTCGACTATGCCTATGCCCGCGATCTCCCGCTGGTCGGCACCAATCCGTGCTGCTTCGCCGAGGAGACCTTCCACGAGGCGCATGACGCGATGCTGTGCATCGCCAATTCGTCGTACATCGCCAGCGACGATCGCCCGCGCAGCTCGCCCGACGCCTGGATGAAGCCCGCGACCGAGATGCGCGCGCTGTTCGCCGATCTGCCCGAGGCGATCGCGAACACGCTGGTCGTGGCGCAGCGCTGCGCAGTGTCGGCGCCCAAGCGCAAGCCGATCCTCCCCAGCCTCGCGGGTGACCGCGAGGGTGAGGCGCGGATGCTGCGCGAACAATCGCTGGCGGGGCTCGACATGCGGCTGGAAAAGGCCGGGATCACCGACGCCGAGCAGCGCAGGCTCTATGCCGAGCGGCTCGAATTCGAACTCGACGTCATCATTCAGATGGGGTTCCCCGGTTACTTCCTGATCGTCGCCGACTTCATCAAATGGGCGAAGGCGCACGATATTCCGGTGGGGCCGGGGCGTGGTTCGGGCGCGGGTTCGGTCGTCGCCTGGGTGCTGACGATCACCGATCTCGATCCGCTCAAGCTCGGGCTGCTGTTCGAACGCTTCCTCAACCCCGAACGCGTGTCGATGCCCGACTTCGACATCGATTTCTGCGAAACGCGGCGCGGCGAAGTCATCCGCTACGTCCAGCAGAAATACGGGTCGGACCATGTCGCGCAGATCATCACCTTCGGGACGATGAAGGCGCGCGCGGTGCTCAAGGATGTCGGGCGCGTGCTCCAGATGAGCTATGGCCAGGTCGATCGCCTCGCCAAGCAGATCCCGAACCTCCCCGCCGATCCCTGGACGCTGGAACGCACGCTCAACGGCGTCAGCGAGTTTCACAACGAGTATAAGACCGACACCGGCGTCCGCCACCTGATCGACCTGTCGATGCGGCTGGAGGGGCTGCCGCGCCACAGCTCGACCCACGCGGCGGGCGTCGTGATCGGCGATCGTCCGCTCGCGGAGCTGGTCCCGCTGTACCGCGATCCGCGCTCGGACATGCCCGTCACCCAGTTCGACATGAAATATGTCGAGGGCGCCGGCCTGGTGAAATTCGACTTTCTCGGCCTCAAGACGCTGTCGGTGCTCAAGAAGGCCGTCGAGCTGATCGGCGACCGCGGGATCGAAGTCGATCTCGACACGCTCGGATGGGACGATCACGAAGTCTATGACCTGCTCCAGCGCGGCGACACGGTCGGCGTGTTCCAGCTCGAATCGGAGGGCATGCGCCGCACGCTGACCGCGGTGCGCCCAACCAATTTCGGCGACATCATCGCGCTCGTCTCGCTCTATCGTCCGGGCCCGATGGACAACATCCCCAGCTTCGGCCACCGCAAGGCGGGGCGCGAGGAGATCATCTATCCGCACGACCTGCTCGAGCCGATCCTGAACGAAACCTACGGGATTTTCGTCTATCAGGAACAGGTGATGCAGGCCGCGCAGATCCTCGCGGGCTATTCGCTGGGCGGCGCCGACATGCTCCGCCGCGCGATGGGCAAGAAGATCAAGGCGGAGATGGACACCCAGCGCGCGATCTTCGTC from Sphingomonas hengshuiensis encodes the following:
- a CDS encoding lipoprotein-releasing ABC transporter permease subunit; translated protein: MFLSRYERMIARRYLLPGRSEAFIAVVAGFSLVAVMLGVAALIVVMSVMNGFRAELFDKITGLNGHAVIQGYGGQLRDWRQIVAEVRATPGVTSATPLIEQPLFASFNGRVEFAQVRGMRVEDIRTNPAMKGKEVLGSLNSLKPGGEEIAIGSRLAESLGATIGSSISIINPQGSATVFGTMPRIVQYRVATIFELGIYDFDKIFIVMPIEDAQTLLLLGDAVSMIEIDTNDPDHVERIIAPLNDKVGDRGQITDWRMMNRELFEALAVDRIVSFTVLSIILIVAAFNIVSSLIMLVRSKTRDIAVLRTMGATRGGLMRIFVTVGVTIGALGVAAGGVLGYLFITFRANVVQFIGLVTGQQVWDPSMRFLTELPARTDPVETIGICLMALLFTFLATLYPAWKAAGTDPVQVLRYE
- a CDS encoding ABC transporter ATP-binding protein, producing MNDPVLETRGLKRSFTQGEATIHVLRGVDLTIQPGEIVGLLGPSGSGKSTLLQAVGLLEGGFEGSIRIAGKEAAQLPSGGRTEVRRDCLGFVYQFHHLLPDFNALENVVLPQMIHGALRKEADSRAALLLTALGLGGRLTHRPSQLSGGEQQRVAVARALANRPALVLADEPTGNLDEATADKVLEQLLELVRGEGSAALIATHNERLAARMDRVVRLHDGLLEERA
- a CDS encoding glutathione peroxidase, which encodes MTAITDIPVRTADGAETTLADYAGKVLLIVNTASKCGFTPQYADLEALHRTYGERGFAVLGFPCNQFGGQEPGDAEEIANFCSLTYDVSFPVFAKIDVNGEDAAPLFEELKKRAPGVLGSKSIKWNFTKFLVDRAGNPVERYAPTTSPKDLTGDIEKLL
- a CDS encoding division/cell wall cluster transcriptional repressor MraZ → MSSLFHGSALCEVDADGNVPMPGFVNEALDADRPELLVGKHESDACLVGYDRAHLDTVAARNERRRLADEARGEDARGHYRRMRRSFGLVGRMPRADATLRIPAEMRHLGRIGGLALFLGAGDRFEIWNPDLAMQSDDDQVRALAAFTLDAGPSKGVH
- the dnaE gene encoding DNA polymerase III subunit alpha, whose translation is MAHSGFVPLRVFSSYTMLEGAIEPKAIAKRARELGFPAVAVSDRNGLYAAMPFSDACKKAGVQPIVGTLLAVKRPDLPDGVATQVDWLALYAQDEAGYTNLCNLVSMAHLDRPIEEDAHVTFEALAGRTDGLIALTAGADGGLARLYAEGQDAAAEAYAARLEALFPDRLYIEIVRRLNEVEGRAEAKLLDYAYARDLPLVGTNPCCFAEETFHEAHDAMLCIANSSYIASDDRPRSSPDAWMKPATEMRALFADLPEAIANTLVVAQRCAVSAPKRKPILPSLAGDREGEARMLREQSLAGLDMRLEKAGITDAEQRRLYAERLEFELDVIIQMGFPGYFLIVADFIKWAKAHDIPVGPGRGSGAGSVVAWVLTITDLDPLKLGLLFERFLNPERVSMPDFDIDFCETRRGEVIRYVQQKYGSDHVAQIITFGTMKARAVLKDVGRVLQMSYGQVDRLAKQIPNLPADPWTLERTLNGVSEFHNEYKTDTGVRHLIDLSMRLEGLPRHSSTHAAGVVIGDRPLAELVPLYRDPRSDMPVTQFDMKYVEGAGLVKFDFLGLKTLSVLKKAVELIGDRGIEVDLDTLGWDDHEVYDLLQRGDTVGVFQLESEGMRRTLTAVRPTNFGDIIALVSLYRPGPMDNIPSFGHRKAGREEIIYPHDLLEPILNETYGIFVYQEQVMQAAQILAGYSLGGADMLRRAMGKKIKAEMDTQRAIFVEGCARVNGIKQAKANELFDLIDKFAGYGFNKSHAAAYALLAYQTAWLKAHYPHEFFAASMAYDIHQTDKLAIFADDMRRLGIECLPPDINFSLADFNVEKHGEGYAVRYALGALKGVGERAMELLVEERDTNGRFRSVDDFAKRVDPRLLNKRQVETLTAAGAFDAIEPNRAALFAAAETVLAVAQRTQESRTSGQGGLFGESEPGGGAVQLSAKAHWSMADRTSAEKDAFGYYFSAHPLDRYAHLARTHGARDIATLGEVPVPEGGRVGATIAALIEDARWRTSARGNRYLMATISDTSGQCPTSCFDEPVAKEMEEVARAGGCAILTVELDKRPGEDTPRIAIKRVQPFETLAGTARLLLDLHVDDAAAIPRIAEVIGGLRGGRSTVRLWVPYGASGQAEVVLGRNFLIDEELVGKIGTLPGIRAAEFGRPEVTLAAAA